One segment of Deferribacterota bacterium DNA contains the following:
- the folK gene encoding 2-amino-4-hydroxy-6-hydroxymethyldihydropteridine diphosphokinase, with protein MKKAILSLGSNIGDRKAFIKRALQCLSKEITIKKISSIYESCSLLKDGQNDYYNIAISAETNYTPEEFLLFIKEVETSVGRLDRGKWLPREIDIDIIDYNGEVICNEFICIPHKLMHKRSFVLYPLRDICVNYMHPVSRKHINNMINNLSDKLEIKKVGEIYGNFNNL; from the coding sequence ATGAAAAAGGCTATATTGTCTCTAGGTTCAAATATAGGAGATAGAAAGGCTTTTATAAAAAGAGCGCTGCAATGTTTATCAAAGGAAATTACAATTAAAAAGATTTCATCAATCTATGAAAGTTGTTCCTTATTGAAAGATGGCCAAAATGATTACTATAATATTGCTATTTCAGCCGAGACAAATTATACTCCAGAAGAGTTTTTATTATTTATTAAAGAAGTAGAGACATCAGTAGGCAGGCTTGATAGAGGCAAATGGTTGCCAAGGGAGATAGATATAGATATAATAGATTATAATGGTGAAGTAATATGTAATGAATTCATATGTATACCACACAAACTTATGCATAAGAGAAGTTTTGTGCTTTATCCTTTAAGAGATATTTGTGTGAATTATATGCATCCAGTAAGTAGAAAACATATAAATAATATGATTAATAACTTATCAGATAAATTAGAAATAAAGAAAGTAGGGGAGATCTATGGCAATTTTAACAATCTCTAG
- a CDS encoding NAD(P)/FAD-dependent oxidoreductase, producing the protein MIQNYSDVVVIGAGPSGLYASKLLSDNKIKPLVISENIGGNYCRNGALLSNTLLYLSSIHESFLRDCSRLFEKPLIEKLPNINMEKLRKYFDNVSNRYIKSNTNQLEKISDYINGYAKFTSKNTLEVDLDGKKTEVKFRDAIIATGSKSIVFDSKPILKLMTTDNFFTLEKIPESVIIIGGGFVGCEFASFFKRMGSDVLIIEKESRLLNDFEEQIVKKFQDNLIKNNIKLKLNAKVDHIDRVGNKGIILFDNGDNAEAEEIFIAIGRKPNLSNIGLENLDIDFKDDIPTLDDNFLVNNDNIYIIGDATGINMSVPFTTYSAEKAVFSMLGKKLKINSYLYPRLINLSPDIASIGIDEREAIRLNIDYIVAKYTYSYLKRHVIESASTGLIKLIYSKSSKKLLGAHIFGRGCKEIISSLSIVMQFGIKIDKLSHCFFNHPSYAEILRNLGQLIAS; encoded by the coding sequence GTGATACAAAATTACAGTGATGTTGTTGTAATAGGTGCTGGACCTTCTGGCTTGTATGCGTCTAAATTATTATCAGATAATAAAATTAAACCATTAGTTATATCAGAGAATATAGGTGGTAATTATTGCCGCAATGGTGCTTTATTATCTAATACATTATTATACCTAAGCTCTATACATGAATCCTTTTTAAGAGATTGTTCAAGGCTTTTTGAGAAGCCTCTAATTGAAAAACTACCAAATATAAATATGGAAAAATTGAGAAAATATTTTGACAACGTTTCTAATAGGTATATAAAAAGCAACACTAATCAATTAGAAAAAATTTCAGATTATATTAATGGATATGCTAAATTTACCTCAAAAAATACATTAGAAGTAGATTTAGATGGCAAGAAAACAGAAGTTAAATTTAGGGATGCTATTATAGCTACTGGCTCTAAATCTATAGTTTTTGATAGCAAACCAATTTTAAAATTAATGACGACAGATAATTTTTTTACTTTAGAAAAAATACCTGAATCTGTTATAATAATTGGTGGTGGTTTTGTTGGATGTGAATTTGCAAGTTTTTTCAAGAGAATGGGTTCTGATGTTTTAATTATTGAGAAAGAGTCCCGTTTGTTAAATGATTTTGAAGAGCAAATTGTTAAAAAATTTCAGGATAATTTAATAAAAAATAATATAAAACTAAAGCTAAATGCTAAAGTTGACCATATTGATAGGGTAGGTAATAAAGGGATTATTTTATTCGACAATGGGGATAATGCAGAAGCTGAAGAGATTTTTATTGCAATTGGAAGAAAGCCAAATTTATCAAATATAGGTTTGGAAAATTTAGATATAGATTTTAAAGATGATATTCCTACATTAGATGATAATTTTTTAGTAAACAATGATAATATATACATAATAGGGGATGCAACAGGAATTAATATGTCTGTTCCCTTTACAACTTACTCTGCAGAAAAGGCAGTATTTAGTATGTTAGGCAAAAAATTAAAGATTAATTCATACCTTTATCCAAGGCTTATTAATCTAAGTCCCGATATTGCATCAATAGGTATTGATGAAAGAGAGGCTATAAGATTAAATATTGATTATATTGTGGCTAAATATACATATTCATATTTAAAAAGACATGTTATAGAGAGCGCTTCGACTGGTTTGATAAAGTTAATCTATAGTAAATCTTCTAAAAAATTATTAGGTGCCCATATTTTTGGTAGGGGTTGTAAAGAAATAATTTCAAGTCTATCTATTGTAATGCAATTTGGTATTAAAATAGATAAATTGTCTCATTGCTTTTTTAACCATCCAAGTTATGCTGAGATTTTAAGAAATTTAGGGCAGCTAATTGCTAGTTAA
- the metK gene encoding methionine adenosyltransferase: protein MFSGDYIITSESVTEGHPDKIADQISDAILDEMLKGDPLSRVACETMVTTGLAIVAGEITTSTYVDIPGIIRNTVRDIGYTRAKFGFDYETCGVITSIDKQSPDISDGVDTGGAGDQGLMFGYACDDTEELMPLPIMLAHRLCMRLSEVRKKDILPYLRPDGKSQVTVRYSNFKPVEITTVVLSAQHSQEVKSIDLRDDLIEYVIKEVLPKDLYDEEKIKYYINPTGRFVKGGPMADCGLTGRKIIVDTYGGVAHHGGGCFSGKDPTKVDRSAAYMARYIAKNIVASGVAKRCEIQVAYAIGVDKPVSVMVDTFNTGIIPSDKLGNIILDIFDLSPKKIIEALDLRKPIFKETAAYGHFGRNHFSWEQCNRVNDIKDKI, encoded by the coding sequence TTGTTTAGTGGCGATTATATTATTACATCTGAATCAGTAACTGAGGGGCATCCTGACAAGATAGCAGATCAAATATCTGATGCAATTTTAGATGAGATGTTGAAAGGGGATCCTCTTAGCAGGGTTGCCTGTGAAACAATGGTTACTACAGGGCTAGCAATAGTTGCAGGAGAGATAACAACCAGTACTTATGTAGACATTCCTGGTATAATAAGGAATACTGTTAGGGATATTGGCTATACGCGAGCAAAATTTGGTTTTGATTATGAAACTTGTGGGGTTATCACCTCAATTGACAAACAATCGCCAGATATATCTGATGGTGTAGATACTGGTGGGGCAGGTGACCAAGGGTTGATGTTTGGATATGCTTGTGATGATACTGAGGAATTAATGCCCTTGCCAATTATGCTTGCTCACAGATTGTGTATGAGGTTGTCAGAGGTTAGAAAAAAGGATATATTGCCCTATTTGAGACCAGATGGAAAATCACAGGTTACTGTTAGATATTCAAATTTTAAACCTGTTGAGATTACTACTGTTGTTTTATCAGCTCAACATTCACAGGAGGTTAAATCTATTGATTTAAGAGATGATTTAATAGAATATGTGATAAAAGAGGTTTTACCTAAGGATTTATATGATGAGGAAAAGATAAAATATTATATAAATCCTACTGGCAGATTTGTAAAAGGTGGGCCAATGGCTGATTGTGGTTTAACGGGCAGAAAAATAATAGTTGATACTTATGGTGGCGTTGCTCATCATGGTGGTGGGTGTTTTAGTGGTAAAGATCCCACAAAGGTTGATAGAAGTGCTGCTTATATGGCACGCTACATAGCAAAGAATATTGTTGCAAGTGGGGTTGCAAAGAGGTGTGAAATACAAGTGGCTTATGCAATAGGTGTTGATAAACCGGTGTCAGTTATGGTTGATACCTTTAATACAGGAATAATTCCATCTGATAAGTTAGGCAATATAATTTTGGATATTTTTGATTTAAGTCCCAAAAAAATTATTGAAGCCTTAGATTTAAGAAAGCCTATTTTTAAAGAAACAGCTGCTTATGGTCATTTTGGGCGCAATCATTTTAGTTGGGAACAATGTAACAGAGTTAATGATATAAAGGATAAAATATAA
- the ahcY gene encoding adenosylhomocysteinase: MNDYHVKDIEKAFRGLKRINWADLEMPVLRSIRNDFSKSKVLKDLRISCCLHVTTETANLVRTLKSGGADVLLCASNPLSTQDDVAASLVKDFDIPVYAIRGEDNNIYYDHIRKAIDHKPHIIMDDGADLISTVMKEGGSVIENVIGSTEETTTGVIRLKSLERNNLLKFPVIAVNDAHTKYLFDNRYGTGQSTLDGIIRATNTLIAGKVVTIAGYGWCGKGVAAKARGMGANVIITEVDPIKSLEAVMDGFLVMPMQEAVKKSDIVITVTGNIDVLTKEHYKVMKNRCIICNAGHFNVEINIKDLENLAKEIRSNVRDNVDEYILEDDRRIYLIAGGRLVNLSAAEGHPPMVMDMSFSTQAKAVEYLLLNKGSLASKVLTIPDYIEKVIAKIKLGSLNISIDALSENQEKYLSSWEFGT; this comes from the coding sequence ATGAATGATTATCATGTTAAAGATATTGAGAAAGCTTTTAGAGGTTTAAAAAGGATTAATTGGGCAGATCTAGAAATGCCAGTGCTTCGTTCTATAAGAAATGATTTTTCAAAGAGTAAGGTTTTAAAGGATTTAAGGATTTCATGTTGTCTACATGTTACAACAGAGACTGCAAATCTTGTTAGAACATTAAAAAGTGGTGGTGCTGATGTTTTATTGTGTGCATCCAATCCACTATCTACTCAGGATGATGTTGCAGCTAGTCTTGTTAAAGATTTTGATATACCAGTCTATGCAATTAGAGGAGAAGATAATAATATATATTATGACCATATTAGAAAGGCAATTGACCACAAGCCCCATATCATAATGGATGATGGTGCAGATTTAATTTCTACTGTTATGAAAGAGGGCGGTAGTGTAATAGAAAATGTGATTGGTTCAACTGAGGAGACAACAACTGGGGTTATTAGATTAAAATCCTTAGAAAGAAATAACCTTTTGAAATTTCCTGTGATTGCAGTTAATGATGCTCATACAAAGTACTTATTTGATAATAGATATGGAACTGGGCAATCAACACTAGATGGTATTATTAGGGCAACAAATACTTTGATAGCTGGTAAAGTGGTAACAATTGCTGGGTACGGCTGGTGTGGTAAAGGGGTTGCTGCCAAAGCTCGTGGTATGGGTGCTAATGTTATAATAACTGAGGTTGATCCTATAAAATCTCTTGAAGCTGTTATGGACGGTTTTTTAGTTATGCCTATGCAAGAAGCTGTAAAGAAATCAGATATTGTAATTACAGTCACAGGCAATATTGATGTGCTTACTAAAGAACATTATAAGGTAATGAAAAATAGATGTATAATATGCAATGCAGGTCATTTTAATGTAGAAATAAATATTAAAGATTTGGAAAACCTAGCTAAAGAGATTAGATCTAATGTTAGAGATAATGTAGATGAATATATTCTAGAAGATGATAGAAGGATATATCTTATTGCAGGTGGGCGTTTAGTCAATCTTTCAGCAGCTGAAGGTCATCCCCCTATGGTTATGGATATGAGTTTTTCAACACAAGCGAAAGCAGTCGAATATCTTCTTTTAAACAAAGGAAGTCTAGCAAGTAAAGTATTAACTATACCTGATTATATAGAGAAAGTTATAGCTAAGATAAAGTTGGGATCGCTTAATATCTCAATTGATGCATTAAGTGAAAATCAGGAAAAATATCTATCTTCCTGGGAATTTGGGACGTGA
- a CDS encoding lysophospholipid acyltransferase family protein, translating into MLSISFTKLRIKRYSNKIDKSKEYIFMCNHQSFFDTYILFTLLRDFKAVFLLKKELYKIPLMGIVFKKLNYIPIERGKRESSYKSLINAINSIKNGQSVIIYPEGTRSEDGRLLPLKKGGFIIAARSKRDIVPIKIKYRKKIIQSKGSFLINPFQVVDAYIYDPIKSDRADVNELLKKIESLLT; encoded by the coding sequence TTGTTGTCTATTAGTTTTACAAAACTAAGAATAAAGAGATATTCTAACAAGATTGACAAATCTAAAGAATATATTTTTATGTGTAACCATCAAAGCTTCTTTGATACTTATATACTATTTACATTGTTAAGAGATTTTAAAGCAGTTTTTCTGTTAAAAAAGGAATTATATAAAATACCTTTGATGGGCATAGTCTTTAAAAAGCTTAACTATATTCCAATTGAAAGGGGAAAAAGAGAAAGTTCTTACAAAAGTTTGATTAATGCAATCAATTCTATAAAAAATGGACAATCGGTTATTATTTACCCAGAAGGTACTCGATCCGAGGATGGCAGATTACTTCCTTTAAAAAAAGGAGGGTTCATTATAGCCGCTAGATCAAAAAGAGATATTGTTCCTATTAAAATCAAATATAGAAAAAAAATAATTCAATCAAAGGGTTCTTTTTTAATTAATCCTTTTCAAGTTGTTGATGCTTATATATATGATCCAATAAAAAGTGATAGAGCAGATGTTAATGAACTATTAAAAAAGATTGAGTCACTATTGACATGA